One stretch of Thalassovita sp. DNA includes these proteins:
- the rpsH gene encoding 30S ribosomal protein S8 → MNDPIGDMLTRIRNAQMRGKSSVSTPASKLRGWVLDVLADEGYIRGYEKGTGVDGHPTLEIELKYYEGTPVIRELKRVSKPGRRVYMGVNDIPVVRQGLGVSIVSTPKGVMSDANARSNNVGGEVLCTVF, encoded by the coding sequence ATGAACGATCCTATCGGCGATATGCTCACCCGTATCCGTAACGCTCAAATGCGTGGTAAGTCCTCCGTGTCTACCCCCGCATCCAAGCTGCGCGGCTGGGTTCTGGATGTACTGGCTGACGAAGGCTACATCCGCGGCTACGAAAAAGGCACCGGTGTTGATGGTCATCCGACCCTCGAAATCGAGCTGAAATACTACGAAGGCACCCCTGTCATTCGCGAACTGAAGCGGGTTTCGAAACCTGGTCGTCGCGTATACATGGGCGTCAATGACATCCCCGTTGTCCGTCAGGGCCTGGGCGTGTCGATTGTCAGCACTCCGAAAGGTGTGATGTCGGATGCAAACGCTCGCTCCAACAACGTTGGCGGCGAAGTGCTCTGCACCGTCTTCTAA